The Lewinellaceae bacterium genome includes a region encoding these proteins:
- a CDS encoding DUF3105 domain-containing protein yields MSENIENKNTSSDLSAKEQYELKRQKKKEDKTSNEKVVGGKMSTTAKIVWGVVLIGVIALVVAIVTAPKIEKVEVPLLEDVKELGEKVPIQTVTHIGTREDHAEYNSNPPTSGPHYAEAPGAGFYKKGLKDEEAVHGLEHGNIWISYTSEVDEETVALLEGIYLRNLGSVILSPREENDAPIVLASWGRKLELQEYDESTIYTYIKLHKNESPEPFAK; encoded by the coding sequence ATGAGTGAAAATATAGAAAACAAAAATACGTCTTCAGATTTGTCAGCCAAAGAACAATATGAATTAAAAAGACAGAAAAAGAAAGAAGACAAAACTTCAAATGAAAAAGTAGTAGGTGGAAAGATGAGCACTACTGCCAAAATCGTTTGGGGTGTAGTTTTGATAGGTGTGATTGCTCTAGTCGTGGCTATAGTTACAGCACCCAAGATAGAAAAGGTCGAAGTGCCTTTACTTGAAGATGTGAAAGAGCTTGGCGAGAAAGTTCCGATTCAAACAGTTACACACATAGGAACGAGGGAAGATCATGCTGAATATAATTCTAATCCTCCAACTTCAGGACCTCATTATGCGGAAGCGCCTGGGGCAGGCTTTTATAAAAAAGGACTAAAGGACGAAGAAGCTGTTCATGGACTTGAGCATGGAAATATATGGATTAGTTATACGAGTGAGGTGGATGAGGAAACAGTAGCTTTATTAGAGGGAATCTACTTAAGAAATTTAGGTAGCGTAATACTTTCCCCAAGGGAGGAGAATGATGCTCCTATAGTACTCGCTTCTTGGGGTAGGAAGCTTGAACTTCAGGAATACGATGAATCCACTATCTACACATATATAAAACTTCACAAAAATGAATCTCCAGAACCGTTTGCAAAGTGA
- a CDS encoding relaxase/mobilization nuclease domain-containing protein, whose protein sequence is MPVVKSKTRKDNSFKQLVEYISEKDNSFNQLLGYINKEEGKNLQSQILLHNISGISDNDIPGITQAFQENDSFRRQRKNGVVQYHEIISFSPKDREVLEKDPGILLDMARKYLDWRAPNSLAIARPHFDTNHIHIHIMISGNQNMSKETTRVSQTEFNQIKQKLHEYQLEQYPELVHSIIEEHNEPKPKLEKDSNTQLETQEKEMTYSVENNAEPLPDHEDPSVAELALDINEMTEFEQEVTDDVSEPELSPYWEQDSIPSPYWEELEEEQSESDDEPDDDED, encoded by the coding sequence ATGCCAGTAGTGAAAAGTAAAACTCGGAAGGATAATTCTTTTAAACAATTGGTTGAATACATTTCTGAAAAAGATAACTCTTTTAATCAGCTCCTTGGATATATTAATAAAGAAGAAGGTAAGAACTTACAGAGCCAAATCCTCCTCCATAATATCAGCGGTATCTCTGATAATGATATACCTGGGATCACCCAGGCTTTTCAGGAAAATGACTCTTTCCGCAGACAACGCAAAAACGGCGTTGTTCAATATCATGAGATCATTAGCTTTTCCCCTAAAGACCGTGAAGTCCTGGAAAAAGACCCTGGTATACTTTTAGACATGGCCAGAAAATACCTCGATTGGCGAGCGCCAAATTCTCTTGCAATAGCTCGCCCACATTTTGACACCAATCATATTCATATACACATTATGATTAGCGGGAATCAAAACATGAGTAAAGAAACCACCAGGGTGAGTCAGACAGAATTTAATCAAATAAAACAGAAGTTGCACGAGTATCAGCTTGAGCAATATCCTGAATTGGTTCACTCCATAATCGAAGAGCATAATGAACCAAAGCCTAAGTTGGAAAAAGACAGTAATACACAACTTGAAACTCAGGAAAAGGAAATGACATATTCAGTTGAAAATAATGCTGAACCGTTACCTGACCATGAAGATCCTAGTGTAGCTGAGTTGGCACTTGATATAAACGAGATGACTGAATTTGAACAAGAAGTTACTGATGATGTTTCGGAACCCGAACTAAGTCCTTATTGGGAACAAGACTCTATACCCAGCCCATACTGGGAAGAATTGGAAGAAGAACAATCAGAATCAGATGATGAACCAGACGACGATGAAGATTAA
- a CDS encoding thioredoxin domain-containing protein has product MKEKLSVPIAIIVAGVVIALAIIVTKGSGPLADQSQQGVNDAAQVQADPSLDQVAEVISKDHIKGNINAKVKIIEYSDFECPFCKRFHSTMNQVMDEYGESGDVAWVYRQFPLDSLHPEKARLEAATSECVAEIGGNDAFWVFADAFFAVTPSNNQTDVAVVLPEIISNLGLSQEKIDECVSSGRYDQDIQDDINNALATGGRGTPWSIIVTESGEKYPINGAQPYAGIKALIDIALE; this is encoded by the coding sequence ATGAAAGAAAAATTGAGTGTACCGATAGCGATAATAGTAGCAGGTGTTGTCATAGCTTTGGCTATAATAGTAACAAAAGGATCAGGCCCTTTAGCGGATCAATCACAGCAAGGAGTGAACGATGCAGCCCAAGTACAAGCTGACCCTTCGCTTGATCAGGTCGCAGAAGTAATTAGCAAGGATCATATAAAGGGAAATATTAATGCCAAAGTAAAAATCATAGAGTATTCAGACTTTGAATGTCCTTTTTGTAAACGTTTTCATAGTACGATGAATCAAGTAATGGATGAATATGGTGAAAGTGGAGATGTTGCCTGGGTATATAGGCAGTTCCCACTTGATAGTCTTCACCCAGAGAAAGCCCGACTTGAAGCAGCTACATCAGAGTGTGTCGCTGAAATTGGAGGTAATGATGCCTTCTGGGTGTTTGCCGATGCATTTTTCGCAGTTACACCTTCGAACAATCAGACAGACGTAGCAGTAGTACTCCCTGAAATAATTAGCAATCTCGGACTTTCACAAGAGAAAATAGATGAATGTGTATCTAGTGGTAGATATGACCAAGATATTCAAGATGACATAAATAATGCATTAGCGACAGGAGGGAGAGGAACACCATGGAGTATTATTGTAACAGAAAGTGGTGAGAAGTATCCCATAAATGGAGCACAACCTTATGCCGGTATAAAAGCATTAATTGATATAGCGTTAGAATAA
- a CDS encoding helix-turn-helix transcriptional regulator, with protein sequence MNDNDKYIKEQLDNLGKRLKKIRQEKGFTNYEQFAYEHNIGRAQYGRYEKGSDLRLSSLLKLLRAMEIDPVEFFSEGFTFKKGGKRD encoded by the coding sequence ATGAATGATAATGACAAATACATCAAAGAACAACTCGATAATTTAGGCAAACGTTTGAAAAAAATCCGCCAGGAGAAGGGATTTACCAATTATGAGCAGTTTGCCTACGAGCATAATATTGGCCGGGCACAATATGGCCGTTATGAAAAAGGAAGTGACTTGCGTCTAAGCAGTCTGCTAAAATTACTTCGTGCTATGGAAATTGATCCGGTAGAGTTTTTTAGCGAAGGATTTACTTTTAAAAAGGGAGGCAAAAGGGATTAA
- a CDS encoding heavy metal translocating P-type ATPase, translating into MNDMNKKEKTYWCPMHPEIVSKDPLAVCEKCGGMQLVLKKDKKAKDASSCHDSGSHHDHGAPGMSHGSAKDFLRRFWVVTFLLIPLIFTNAAVMEFLHITPLPYAKWIGFGIATIVFGFSFLFFKHAWMEIKSRAYGMMTLVSLAVSAGYIFSVVSTFLPALEVEFYLEISTLIWVLLFGHYLEARSSSAAGNALQEVAKLLPKKAHKIIDGKEEDVDIATLKEGDTVLVKPGEKIPADGIVEEGVANVNESLISGESKPVNKKIGNEVVAGSICLDGSLKITLSRVGEHSTIGQIQKLISEAQKTKPRSQRIADKASALLTFVAGITALLTLLVWTLVVGETFVFAITLTITVLVIACPHALGLAIPTVTTITTSLAVKNGVFIKDLSKIEVIKKADYVVFDKTGTLTKGEFGVTDIAPLNSYSEEQILKIAASLEQHSSHIIGQSIVNFAKGKDLALTEPKEFKNIAGKGISGVVEGVEYYIGNKALMNDLNIQNILKEKIDEFSSKSMTAILISDKQNLIGIIALSDEIKKESFDAIRDLHSLGVKVAMLTGDNEKVAHGVAEELGIDTYFAEVLPEDKYAHIKSLQKEGNVVLMVGDGVNDAPALTQADVGIAIGAGTDVAVEAGDVVLTKNNPKDVVKLIKLSRAVYRKMIQNLVWALGYNVVAIPAAAGVFAFAGFFLRPEIGALVMSLSTVIVVVNAMTLKKVSLD; encoded by the coding sequence ATGAATGATATGAACAAAAAAGAAAAAACATATTGGTGTCCTATGCACCCTGAAATTGTATCAAAAGATCCTCTTGCTGTGTGTGAAAAATGTGGAGGCATGCAGTTAGTGTTAAAAAAGGATAAAAAAGCAAAAGATGCTTCTAGCTGTCATGATTCTGGTAGCCACCATGATCATGGTGCGCCTGGTATGAGTCATGGCTCTGCCAAAGATTTTTTGCGTAGATTTTGGGTTGTTACGTTTTTACTTATTCCGCTTATTTTCACTAATGCAGCCGTAATGGAATTTTTGCATATTACCCCACTTCCATATGCAAAATGGATTGGATTTGGAATTGCTACTATAGTATTTGGTTTTTCTTTTTTGTTCTTCAAACATGCATGGATGGAAATCAAATCCCGAGCCTATGGAATGATGACTCTCGTATCCCTGGCTGTTTCGGCTGGATATATTTTTTCTGTAGTGTCTACTTTCTTACCTGCTCTTGAAGTAGAGTTTTATCTTGAAATATCAACTCTGATCTGGGTTTTGTTGTTTGGGCACTATCTAGAAGCACGCTCTAGTTCTGCAGCCGGAAATGCTTTACAAGAAGTAGCAAAGTTATTACCCAAAAAAGCTCACAAAATTATAGATGGAAAAGAAGAGGATGTAGACATAGCGACACTAAAAGAAGGAGATACTGTATTAGTAAAACCAGGAGAAAAGATTCCTGCTGATGGAATAGTGGAGGAAGGTGTTGCAAATGTAAATGAGTCACTCATCAGTGGTGAATCAAAACCAGTAAATAAAAAGATAGGTAATGAGGTTGTAGCCGGGTCTATTTGTCTTGATGGGTCTCTGAAGATTACTTTGAGTCGCGTCGGGGAACATTCCACTATCGGTCAAATACAAAAACTAATTAGTGAAGCACAAAAAACAAAACCAAGATCTCAACGTATTGCAGACAAAGCTTCTGCTCTCCTGACATTTGTGGCTGGAATCACTGCTCTTTTGACACTTCTCGTTTGGACGCTTGTAGTAGGAGAAACTTTTGTTTTTGCAATAACTCTCACTATCACTGTGCTCGTAATAGCCTGTCCTCATGCATTGGGTTTGGCTATACCTACTGTTACGACTATCACTACATCTCTGGCTGTTAAAAACGGTGTATTTATAAAAGACTTATCTAAAATTGAAGTTATTAAAAAAGCAGATTACGTAGTGTTCGATAAAACAGGAACTCTTACAAAAGGTGAATTTGGTGTGACTGATATAGCTCCGCTTAATTCGTATTCAGAAGAGCAGATTCTAAAAATTGCAGCATCATTGGAACAACATTCTTCACATATCATTGGTCAGTCTATTGTAAATTTTGCTAAAGGAAAAGATCTTGCTCTCACGGAACCTAAAGAGTTCAAGAACATTGCAGGTAAAGGAATTAGCGGTGTTGTAGAGGGTGTAGAGTACTACATTGGTAACAAAGCTTTGATGAATGATTTGAATATACAAAATATTTTGAAAGAAAAAATAGATGAATTTTCATCGAAAAGTATGACAGCAATATTAATCTCAGACAAGCAAAATCTAATCGGCATCATTGCTCTTTCAGATGAAATAAAGAAAGAATCCTTTGATGCTATACGAGATTTGCATTCTTTAGGTGTAAAAGTTGCGATGCTCACAGGAGACAATGAAAAAGTAGCACATGGTGTAGCGGAAGAGTTAGGAATCGATACATACTTCGCAGAAGTATTACCCGAAGATAAATACGCTCATATCAAAAGTTTGCAAAAGGAGGGCAATGTCGTCCTGATGGTGGGTGATGGAGTAAACGATGCTCCTGCTCTTACTCAAGCGGATGTGGGTATCGCTATTGGAGCAGGGACTGATGTAGCAGTAGAAGCTGGGGACGTGGTGCTGACAAAGAATAATCCTAAAGATGTTGTGAAGCTCATAAAGCTCTCACGTGCAGTGTATAGGAAGATGATACAGAACCTCGTATGGGCACTAGGATATAACGTCGTAGCTATTCCTGCCGCAGCAGGAGTGTTCGCTTTCGCAGGATTTTTCTTAAGGCCTGAGATAGGGGCGCTCGTCATGAGCCTCTCCACTGTGATAGTCGTAGTAAATGCTATGACTTTGAAGAAAGTTTCGTTAGATTAA
- a CDS encoding DUF4365 domain-containing protein, whose amino-acid sequence MAKIVSETHITGAKGVNAFERYCLNHTPLLVWREETKNDYGIDGEVEFTYRTNDNKLAVSGKIIKVQLKSTDKKGYIQKETVTSFEFIAKQDDVEYWSDHDCDVVLVVYFVNEEKLFARKISKKDLNLARKTQPILFSKIENELVIGDNLFEQKFSSYFKSRVDSSHEEKLFSNLYRFFRLPKFIYCYQSRFTNPKDIFTAMENYSIPPFVIKNGKLFFFAELISFPEFEERVILDKDANTEHFLKSFMKDDNNRRIIAQLINIYIKDYCYQKYIGYNRRYNRYYFKLADNQDKRTEQYRSKKGRSTNRVVAQRQDYYGVKHVRHLGFQLDYVYSDEEYYVAINPKYLFTSDGHKVLEEPRLITKLTNYQTARELNQSVINQIHFIFKFLANNGQALYIADFPKEKIQVYQSKTFSVDFGIRDDYDGDPNQMTLL is encoded by the coding sequence ATGGCGAAAATTGTAAGTGAAACGCATATTACAGGTGCGAAAGGTGTTAATGCATTTGAACGGTATTGTTTAAACCATACCCCCTTACTGGTATGGAGAGAGGAAACAAAGAATGATTATGGTATTGATGGAGAAGTCGAGTTTACTTACCGAACTAATGACAACAAACTGGCCGTATCAGGCAAGATTATTAAGGTTCAACTCAAATCAACTGATAAAAAAGGGTACATTCAGAAAGAAACAGTTACTAGTTTTGAGTTCATTGCAAAGCAAGACGATGTTGAATATTGGTCTGACCATGACTGTGATGTGGTTCTGGTTGTATATTTTGTTAACGAAGAAAAATTATTTGCAAGAAAAATATCAAAAAAAGATTTAAACTTAGCTAGGAAGACACAACCAATATTATTTTCAAAAATTGAAAACGAACTCGTAATTGGTGATAATTTATTTGAGCAAAAATTTTCTTCATATTTTAAAAGCCGTGTTGATTCATCTCACGAAGAGAAATTGTTTTCAAATCTTTACAGATTTTTTAGACTTCCGAAATTCATTTATTGTTATCAAAGTAGATTTACTAACCCCAAGGATATATTTACTGCGATGGAAAACTATTCGATCCCACCATTCGTAATTAAAAACGGCAAACTCTTCTTTTTTGCCGAATTGATATCTTTCCCTGAGTTTGAAGAGCGAGTTATACTTGACAAGGATGCTAATACTGAACATTTTCTTAAGTCCTTTATGAAAGACGACAATAATCGCCGAATTATAGCCCAATTAATCAATATTTACATCAAAGACTATTGTTATCAAAAGTACATTGGATATAATCGTAGATATAATAGGTATTACTTTAAATTAGCAGATAATCAGGATAAAAGAACGGAACAATATAGGTCAAAAAAAGGTAGGAGTACTAATCGGGTTGTAGCCCAACGCCAAGATTATTATGGAGTAAAGCATGTTAGGCATCTAGGTTTTCAATTGGATTATGTTTACTCTGATGAGGAGTATTATGTAGCAATTAATCCAAAATATCTTTTTACTAGCGACGGGCATAAAGTTTTAGAGGAACCACGATTAATTACTAAACTTACTAACTACCAGACAGCTAGGGAACTTAATCAATCAGTGATTAATCAAATACACTTTATTTTTAAATTTTTGGCTAATAATGGCCAAGCATTATATATTGCTGATTTTCCAAAAGAAAAAATCCAAGTTTATCAATCGAAGACTTTTTCAGTAGATTTTGGTATTCGAGATGATTACGATGGAGATCCTAATCAAATGACCTTGCTATGA